CGACCGGCAAAAACACCCACTTCCGTACCCAGATCTCAGAACCACCAAAACCATGGCAGGGATCAGCCGTCTTTGCCCACGCAGGAGTCACGGATCTCCGCTCGCTTTCTGGGATGGGGCCCATCACCGAGTTAGCGAACATGGCGAACCAACGTGAGCAAGAAAGCTGAACCGTGAATCAAGGTTGACAGTGTGGCAACAGGAAGCATTGATGTCAAAGTGGGTCTCTTTTCAGCTACGTTCACCGGGAAGTGCGTGATTTTGTTACCAATACGGGAAGAGCGTTAAACATCATAGATTTCTCGCTACTATTTAATGTCATCCTTtcatatataattaattaggatATCGTAATAAATAATAACATTAATAACAATATTTTTCGCAACCGTAAGTTACCTCGAAGAGCACGcttctctctccctctttgtCGCAACGAGGAACGTTATAAATATGGCGCCTCCCCCGAACGCtgatctcttctcttcttcttctctccccgatcTCTGTAATATTCCCTTATCTCCGATTGTTTATTGTTCGTTGCGATTCCCTAGCGATTGATCTTCTCGCCTCCTCCTCGATTCGTTTTTAGGGTGTCGATTTGGCTATAGCTCGTCAGATCTCATCGGCGAGGCGGCTCGATCGCGTTTGACTTGACATCCCTTGCTGTAATCAGGTGagcttttccttttttgttgcaTCGATCCAGAAGCAATGTCTTCTCGGCAACTTTGGTTACTTTCTCGGTGACGGGTTTGTTTGTTCATACGATCGTTCGATTTATGCCGTGGGAGAAAACGAATATAATTGTAGCTTTTCTTTGCTCCTTTTTTTGATTGGACGGTGATGTTTTGGCTATTTTTTTGTTCATCGTTTTGATTATTTCTTTGATGGAGGTTGTTTTAAAGGCTAATCGCTCCTTTTTTCGGGGTTTAAGTCCGATTTCTTTTGCGTAGTTTGGTTTTCTTGGATTCGTTTTGCTGCAGTTGGTGATGTGTTGGAGACTTCATTAGGCAGCCAAGACCACTGTTTCGGTGATGGCGTGCCTTCTATCGCGTTTCTCCGCCTTGGTTTCCGAGGCAGCAGCCCGTTGTTTCCGAGTTTGCCCTTTGCCCGGATGATGAGCCCCATCTTCGGTGCTTCTTTGTTACGTAATAAATCGATATAATAACTAACAGTAATTGACAACGATAGAATTAATTGCCACCGGAATCAGCACGGTGAATCTGATTTTGATTGCCAGTTCCCCAACCGCCAAATCTGCTCTTTGTTTTGATCCAATTGACGGTGGacgtttttataaatattttcccTTGGAGATTATCTTTTCTTAAAAGCTGATGGGAATAGACTTTCTCTTAAATGTGACTCTTTGTGTCGTATGATCATGGGTGTTTGTGAGGGAGAAAAGTTTAAGACcaaattataaaattatgaaaaatgaTGTTTCCATTTCACGTTATCCAACATCATCGTCGTGGTTTTTTTTAATGACCTTTTTATATACTTGACTCGTTTTCTAGCTTGTTATTCATCTTGTCAGCATTTGGCGAGGCTCTTAAATATTGCTATATTATGTCTTTGTTTGTGTGATGCGTCCAATCTGGTTGAATGAATTAATTTATAAGCAGATTCTTAGAAGATTACAAGATTAAATTAATTGCATCCGTGACATGGTGCTTAGCGTTAAATACTACTTAAACAGGGTTGGTACCAATTTCCAATTGAGCATCAATGTgcgcatattccataaattttcataattatagctCCATATATGTTGATTGGGTAGATATTGTGCATGTATAAATCCAGGAAAATGAACATGTGTCAGACATTTTTAGTACTATTGTAATGCCAGTATTCTATTAGTCCTTTTTACTATCGATTCTTTCCCACAAGAATTTCATTTGGTGATCTTTTAAATCAACAATTTGGTGTTTTTTCCAATTTGTACAGCATAGGTTCTGCTGGTTAAAGTGATAAAGAATTGGTTCTTCTTTATGACAACATACAAATTCAAATGATCAAATTGCTTTATAGTTGTTGCAATGATCAGGTATACACTGCGTTTATCTTCATTTTCTTCATTCtccaaaaactaaatattttttctGTTTAATCTGACAAATCTTTCTCAGTTTTCAAGTAGCGTCTGCTTGATGGACTGTATGCACAATTCAACTGACAAGAAGACATTGAAGAGGTGGTTTTTCATTGATAAGAGGGTCGGATAAAtatacaaaaaaaggaaaaacagaGGCTGATTAATTCTGTGAGAGCTGGCTGTCAGATATCATACTATTGAACATAACTTTGTTGGTGGTCTTGAATCCATGGATATGAACCACAGTTCCCCTGTTCTCACTGATCCTGTACCTTTGAGCAAGTCAAGATTGGGCTTGCCATCTAACTTAACACCATATTCCCCGGTAGCAGCACCGTACTCGtcttctggtttgtatttacagaTTCCCAGAAGAAAAGCTGGTAAACTTGATGATGTCCGAGCCACTGGTTGGCTGGACGCGATGAAATCTTCATCACCTCCTCGCAAAAAGTTAATGAACAAAGATTTCACCTCTGAATCTCAACCAGACGAAACTGATGCTGCGTACCGCACCTGGATGGTGAGTTTATGCTGCTGTTGTTTATTAAAACTGCTACCCTATGTAATTTTTATAGTGTCATAAAAAAAACATTTTGAATAACCTCATATTTGTTTGCACTCTTTCTGCAGATGAGCTATCCATCCGCTTTAACCAAGTTTCACCTCATCACAACTTATGCTAAATGCAAGAATATTGTATTGTTTTTGGACTATGATGGAACTCTTTCACCTATTGTCGACAACCCTGACCATGCATTTATGTCTGTTGCGGTGAGTTGATTTCCTACTTGCACAAACTTGTTTACTACACTAGCCAAATAATGGTTAGTGTAGTAAACAATATTTAATCTCTCGTCTGCTGTTTAGggttttatttttcttcattgtGATCATTTAATTTGTTTCAGATGCGAAGCGCTGTAAAAAAAGTTGCCAAGTACTTCCCAACTGCAATTATTAGTGGGAGGTCCCGTGACAAGGTAATGCTTTTTATTTGGGTGgtaattatatataaatgaatacACTTTAACGTGTTAtttaatgatattaagaaaacacTTGTTCGTTCTAGGTCTACGAATTTGTGAGGCTATCAGAACTGCATTATGCTGGCAGTCATGGGATGGACATAATGGGCCCAATCAGAGAATCTGAGTCTGTTGATGACCATCCAGGCTGCATCAGAACAACTGATGAGCAGGTTGAACTAACACGACATGCAGTTTGTATTTGTGATCCTGTTAAATATCTTGTTTAACCATGGTTATGGTTCGAACAAATGATGATGTTATATTCATAATTCAGCATCTAAGAAAGAAAATTCTACATTATTGTTGGCTTGCTATCTAGCTGCTGATTCATTCTTGGTAACAGGGTAAAGAGGTCCACCTATTCCAGCCTGCTAGCGAGTTTCTGCCAATGATCAATGAGGTAGGACTGGCTGCCATCTTCAACAACTACTAGTTCCTGTCATCCATATTATTCCTGAAAGATTGTTTTGAATGATAGGTGTACGACTCTCTCGATGAGATCACCAAAGATATTATAGGTGTCAAAGTCGAGAGTAACAAGTTCTGCGTCTCTGTGCATTACCGCAACGTTGACGAGAAGGTAAAAGAAGTAAAAGCTTTATTTTAGTTACCCAACCTAAAAGAAGAATTTGCACctgatgatttttatgtatattTCAGATGTGGGAAGAAGTTGGAAAGCGTGTTTTTGGCTTTCTAAAGGGTTTCCCACGTTTGCGAGTCACCCATGGGCGGAAGGTGAACACAAACTTTAGGCCAGAAAAAGTTGGAAGATTTCTATGAACTCTTGTAAGAttgattcttcttctttcttcaggTTTTAGAGGTCCGTCCTGTGATTGACTGGAATAAAGGTAAAGCTGTCGAGTTTCTTCTCGAATCACTCGGGCTTAGCCATCGTGATGATGTACTTGCGATATACGTTGGAGATGATCGTACCGATGAGGATGCATTCAAGGTATACTAGAAGGAAACTTGTTACTCGAAATTACGCTAgttttgttatattttctttcttataattCGAAACTTGGCAGGTCTTGAGGGAGAGTAACCGTGGATTTGGTATACTGGTATCCACCCTCCCTAAAGAAACTAATGCCTTCTACTCTCTCAGAGACCCGTCTGAGGTGACTTAATGTCTGTTCGTTCCCCATTTACTTCCATTGTACGTGTGGTACGTGAATATAATACTCGCTATTCTTCTCTTGCAGGTACTAGAATTTCTCAAGTCCCTCGTGAGATGGAACAAGTCCCAAGCATTATTACAAACCAAAGATCATATAACTAAATCATAagccatcatatatatatatatatataatggtcaTCTTTTTATTCTGCATTTGTTAATTGTTGTCAAAGTTCAATGGCCATGTTCCCCCGTTTCTACTTGTTAATTCAGTATATGTTCTGGTCATCCAATGTTGTATGCAGGAGTAACTTTTGGCAAGTCATTTGTTGGAACTCTTTAAGATTTGAGTCTATTAGGAGCTAATGGCTAATTGAAGTACCAACAACAAAACGACAGTTTCTTTGAACACGAGCAAAGAACAACACCAGAGTGACCCTCAATGATTGCATAAAGGAAATTACGTAACGAACAATAAAGGAGAAAATATTATATATCCATATGAAAGTTTACATCAACGAAGCATTCCACATTCCACAAGAAATGATAAGGAGATTACGACGATATGATGGGTGGAAATAATGATGGGAGCTTACGTTTAGAGCTTATAGATGATAAGGAAGCAGGGGAGGACTGCCCTGGGATCAAATACCAGGAGCTCCCCGTTCCCCAGGCTCACCGAATCGGCCTCCCGCTCGGGGTCTGACTCTCCTCTGACTCGGCCCGCGATGACCCGACACACCAGCATCCCCCTCCGCCCGGCCCCGCCGCCCCCGCTCGCGTGCGCCCCGCCGCTGCCCGCGAAGGTCCGCACCCCCTCCACCTTCCTCCCCGCCGACCACACCGCGCTGCGCGCCACCCCCGCGTCGTAGACCACGCCGCCTGCGCGGCCGCTGTGGAACCGCATCATCTCGTTCCCGTCGGCGGCGCAGCGCGCGTCGTCGGCCCGGGCGCGAACCGACGCCCGGTGCTCCTCGAACCGCGCCACCGTCCGGGCCGGGTTGTGGACCCGGAACAGCATCTCGATCTCGCTCGGGAACGCCGCCGCCGAGCCGTCGACTCCGCCTGCCCCGGAGGAGCACCAGCTCGAGCTGAAGATGATCTCCACGACCCGCCGCGACGAGTGGCCTGCCGGCAGCTCCGTTAGCGTGGGGATGGGCTCCGCGCGGGCGGGCCCCACTAGCTCGGACGCAGACACCGACGGCGGCGACGCCCACGGACGGGGTGTTCTTGGTTTGTGCTTGGATTTGGGCCTCGTGTTGTGCCGGGGCTTCTTCGGAATCGAGGAGGAGCAGGAAGGGTAGTTAGGGGCCAGCAAGATGACGTCTTTAACGGTGTGAGATGCGCTACTGCAGGAAACGGAGGAGAGCAGCGGCTTCTtagcagaagaagaagacgaagatgaCCGCGTCGGCGAGTAGACGACATCTTCCACGGCGTTAGACTTGCAGTGCAGTGACTTCACCCACCCCGTCGCCATTTAACAGCGACGGTGACGGCTATGTCGGCCCAATACAATGTCGACGGTGACGGATGTGACGGCCAAAAACAGAATAGAAGTAACGAACCAGAACACAAAAGAGAAGGAGAGAGCCGATGAAGAAGAAggttagaggaggaggaggtggtggcggtGAGTGGTCGGTCCTCTTGGTAATGTAAGCTAGGGCGGTGGGTTTTCGTTTATGGGTTTGCTTTAGGTGGAGCTCAATTTATTTTCCACCACATTTATGGTCGGTTGGGTAAAGTGTAGTTGGGATAAGCATTGGGAACAAGTGGCCGATTACTGTTAATGTTACTTTTTTTGTTTTACTTTCTTTTCTCATATGATTatgtttttttatataattttaatatatatatatatatatatcttttcaaaGAATAAATCATAAAGATAGATTTTtatcaatatatttaaaataatctataaaaaaatctttatcaGTTAAACtagattctttatatatatatggttgaTGTTCCTGTTGTTTGAACTTTGGTCAGCATTGCAATGATCTCACTCACACCTTTGATTGATGTTGGACCAGCAAGGGTTGATGATTTCAGTATTCCACCAAAACCAGAGAGGAGGAATAAATGAGATCTGACCGAGTGGTGCTGCCTGCCATGTCCAGTCCATGATAAATATCTCAGACCAATCTATAGTTTAATTATAGTTAATCTTTGACATTCAAGATCCAACAAAGAGAATGCCTTCTCATACATAGCCCTAGTGTttctgtggagagagagagatgaaaggcA
The DNA window shown above is from Musa acuminata AAA Group cultivar baxijiao chromosome BXJ2-4, Cavendish_Baxijiao_AAA, whole genome shotgun sequence and carries:
- the LOC103986087 gene encoding probable trehalose-phosphate phosphatase G gives rise to the protein MDMNHSSPVLTDPVPLSKSRLGLPSNLTPYSPVAAPYSSSGLYLQIPRRKAGKLDDVRATGWLDAMKSSSPPRKKLMNKDFTSESQPDETDAAYRTWMMSYPSALTKFHLITTYAKCKNIVLFLDYDGTLSPIVDNPDHAFMSVAMRSAVKKVAKYFPTAIISGRSRDKVYEFVRLSELHYAGSHGMDIMGPIRESESVDDHPGCIRTTDEQGKEVHLFQPASEFLPMINEVYDSLDEITKDIIGVKVESNKFCVSVHYRNVDEKMWEEVGKRVFGFLKGFPRLRVTHGRKVLEVRPVIDWNKGKAVEFLLESLGLSHRDDVLAIYVGDDRTDEDAFKVLRESNRGFGILVSTLPKETNAFYSLRDPSEVLEFLKSLVRWNKSQALLQTKDHITKS
- the LOC103985994 gene encoding uncharacterized protein LOC103985994; amino-acid sequence: MATGWVKSLHCKSNAVEDVVYSPTRSSSSSSSAKKPLLSSVSCSSASHTVKDVILLAPNYPSCSSSIPKKPRHNTRPKSKHKPRTPRPWASPPSVSASELVGPARAEPIPTLTELPAGHSSRRVVEIIFSSSWCSSGAGGVDGSAAAFPSEIEMLFRVHNPARTVARFEEHRASVRARADDARCAADGNEMMRFHSGRAGGVVYDAGVARSAVWSAGRKVEGVRTFAGSGGAHASGGGGAGRRGMLVCRVIAGRVRGESDPEREADSVSLGNGELLVFDPRAVLPCFLIIYKL